A single region of the Brachypodium distachyon strain Bd21 chromosome 3, Brachypodium_distachyon_v3.0, whole genome shotgun sequence genome encodes:
- the LOC100830843 gene encoding probable galacturonosyltransferase 4 isoform X2, whose translation MVCTEARPKAQRNNSAMVRTGRSVLLFLLALTVLSPLVLYTRRLSVALNPIQRKDLPGEIANQGLGVKASSRLNALPLETVSSLKEPVGVVFSEEPRDLSNESIESKDQESTPRKKANRALSEVTAADGAGSKEDGLIDQVTRQEGQDGSLASSLETPAKVLVENPQKESTDVKSKNMALPDTRVRNIKDQLIKAKVYLGLGAIRANSQYLRDLRQRIREVQKVLGDATKDSDLPKNANEKVKALEQTLIKGKQTQDDCSVVVKKLRAMLHSAEEQLLAQKKQTVFLTQLAAKTLPKGLHCLPLRLANEYFSLDSVQQQFPNHEKLDDPKLYHYALFSDNILATAVVVNSTVLNAKHPSRHVFHIVTDRLNYAPMKMWFLSNPPGKATIEVQNIDEFTWLNETYSPVLKQLGSQSMIDYYFRAQRANSDSNLKYRNPKYLSMLNHLRFYLPEIYPKLDKMVFLDDDVVVKKDLTGLWSIDMKGKVNGAVETCGESFHRFDRYLNFSNPVIAKNFDPHACGWAFGMNVFDLAEWRRQDITEIYHSWQKLNEDRLLWKLGTLPPGLITFWNKTFPLNRSWHVLGLGYNPHVNSRDIERAAVIHYNGNMKPWLEIGLPKFRSYWSKYLYYDQPFLRECNINP comes from the exons ATGGTGTGCACTGAGGCGAGGCCGAAAGCGCAGAGAAACAACTCCGCGATGGTGAGGACGGGGCGGTCCGtgctgctcttcctcctcgccctcaCGGTGCTCTCCCCGCTCGTGCTCTACACGCGCCGCCTCTCCGTCGCGCTTAACCCCATCC AAAGGAAGGATTTGCCTGGCGAGATCGCGAATCAG GGCCTTGGTGTCAAGGCTAGCAGCAGGCTGAATGCGCTTCCGCTG GAAACTGTGAGTTCTTTGAAAGAACCTGTCGGCGTCGTATTCTCGGAGGAACCACGCGACTTGTCAAACGAATCCATTGAATCCAAGGACCAAG AATCGAcaccgaggaagaaggcaaACAGGGCGCTTTCTGAAGTCACGGCTGCTGATGGTGCTGGATCGAAGGAAGATGGTTTGATCGACCAAGTGACAAGGCAGGAGGGACAAGATGGTAGTTTG GCAAGTTCATTGGAGACACCTGCTAAGGTTCTTGTTGAAAATCCTCAAAAAGAGAGCACGGATGTTAAGAGTAAAAACATGGCTTTGCCTGATACTAGAGTCCGGAATATCAAGGATCAGTTAATCAAGGCGAAAGTCTACCTTGGTCTTGGAGCCATTCGAGCAAATTCCCAATACCTCAGGGACTTGCGACAGCGGATACGGGAAGTTCAAAAGGTGCTTGGTGATGCAACCAAGGACTCTGATTTACCAAAGAA TGCCAATGAAAAGGTGAAAGCACTTGAGCAGACATTGATCAAGGGCAAACAGACACAGGATGATTGTTCTGTTGTTGTAAAAAAGCTCCGTGCTATGCTTCACTCAGCAGAGGAGCAGCTGCTTGCTCAGAAGAAACAAACTGTTTTTTTAACACAACTTGCAGCCAAAACCCTCCCCAAAGGTCTTCACTGCCTACCCTTGAGGCTGGCTAATGAATATTTTTCATTGGATTCCGTTCAGCAACAATTCCCAAACCATGAGAAACTTGATGACCCCAAACTGTATCACTATGCATTGTTCTCGGATAATATATTGGCAACAGCAGTTGTTGTTAATTCAACAGTGTTAAATGCCAAG CACCCTTCCCGTCATGTCTTCCACATAGTAACTGACAGACTAAATTACGCTCCAATGAAAATGTGGTTCCTCTCGAACCCTCCTGGAAAAGCAACGATTGAAGTACAGAATATTGATGAGTTCACATGGCTAAATGAAACCTACAGTCCGGTGCTGAAACAACTTGGTTCTCAATCTATGATTGATTATTACTTTAGGGCACAGCGTGCAAACTCAGATTCAAACTTGAAGTACAGAAACCCAAAGTATCTTTCAATGCTTAATCATCTGCGATTTTACTTACCTGAGATTTATccaaagctcgacaagatggtCTTTCTCGATGACGATGTAGTAGTAAAGAAGGACCTCACTGGCCTCTGGTCAATCGATATGAAGGGGAAGGTAAATGGTGCTGTAGAGACTTGTGGAGAGAGCTTCCATCGTTTTGATCGTTACCTGAATTTCTCAAATCCTGTTATTGCGAAGAATTTTGACCCCCATGCTTGTGGTTGGGCTTTTGGAATGAATGTGTTTGATCTGGCTGAGTGGAGACGGCAGGACATAACCGAAATCTATCACTCTTGGCAGAAACTT AATGAAGACAGATTGCTATGGAAACTTGGCACTCTCCCTCCAGGCCTGATCACATTCTGGAACAAGACGTTCCCCCTCAATCGATCGTGGCATGTTCTTGGTCTTGGTTACAATCCGCATGTAAATAGCAGAGACATTGAGCGTGCTGCTGTCATACATTACAACGGCAACATGAAGCCCTGGCTCGAGATTGGCCTGCCCAAGTTCCGGAGCTACTGGTCCAAGTATCTTTACTACGACCAGCCTTTCCTGCGGG
- the LOC100830843 gene encoding probable galacturonosyltransferase 4 isoform X1 produces MVCTEARPKAQRNNSAMVRTGRSVLLFLLALTVLSPLVLYTRRLSVALNPIQRKDLPGEIANQGLGVKASSRLNALPLETVSSLKEPVGVVFSEEPRDLSNESIESKDQESTPRKKANRALSEVTAADGAGSKEDGLIDQVTRQEGQDGSLVSSSIDQQEKATGSQQQSSSEASSLETPAKVLVENPQKESTDVKSKNMALPDTRVRNIKDQLIKAKVYLGLGAIRANSQYLRDLRQRIREVQKVLGDATKDSDLPKNANEKVKALEQTLIKGKQTQDDCSVVVKKLRAMLHSAEEQLLAQKKQTVFLTQLAAKTLPKGLHCLPLRLANEYFSLDSVQQQFPNHEKLDDPKLYHYALFSDNILATAVVVNSTVLNAKHPSRHVFHIVTDRLNYAPMKMWFLSNPPGKATIEVQNIDEFTWLNETYSPVLKQLGSQSMIDYYFRAQRANSDSNLKYRNPKYLSMLNHLRFYLPEIYPKLDKMVFLDDDVVVKKDLTGLWSIDMKGKVNGAVETCGESFHRFDRYLNFSNPVIAKNFDPHACGWAFGMNVFDLAEWRRQDITEIYHSWQKLNEDRLLWKLGTLPPGLITFWNKTFPLNRSWHVLGLGYNPHVNSRDIERAAVIHYNGNMKPWLEIGLPKFRSYWSKYLYYDQPFLRECNINP; encoded by the exons ATGGTGTGCACTGAGGCGAGGCCGAAAGCGCAGAGAAACAACTCCGCGATGGTGAGGACGGGGCGGTCCGtgctgctcttcctcctcgccctcaCGGTGCTCTCCCCGCTCGTGCTCTACACGCGCCGCCTCTCCGTCGCGCTTAACCCCATCC AAAGGAAGGATTTGCCTGGCGAGATCGCGAATCAG GGCCTTGGTGTCAAGGCTAGCAGCAGGCTGAATGCGCTTCCGCTG GAAACTGTGAGTTCTTTGAAAGAACCTGTCGGCGTCGTATTCTCGGAGGAACCACGCGACTTGTCAAACGAATCCATTGAATCCAAGGACCAAG AATCGAcaccgaggaagaaggcaaACAGGGCGCTTTCTGAAGTCACGGCTGCTGATGGTGCTGGATCGAAGGAAGATGGTTTGATCGACCAAGTGACAAGGCAGGAGGGACAAGATGGTAGTTTGGTGAGTAGCTCAATTGATCAGCAGGAGAAAGCCACTGGCTCCCAGCAGCAATCTTCTTCTGAG GCAAGTTCATTGGAGACACCTGCTAAGGTTCTTGTTGAAAATCCTCAAAAAGAGAGCACGGATGTTAAGAGTAAAAACATGGCTTTGCCTGATACTAGAGTCCGGAATATCAAGGATCAGTTAATCAAGGCGAAAGTCTACCTTGGTCTTGGAGCCATTCGAGCAAATTCCCAATACCTCAGGGACTTGCGACAGCGGATACGGGAAGTTCAAAAGGTGCTTGGTGATGCAACCAAGGACTCTGATTTACCAAAGAA TGCCAATGAAAAGGTGAAAGCACTTGAGCAGACATTGATCAAGGGCAAACAGACACAGGATGATTGTTCTGTTGTTGTAAAAAAGCTCCGTGCTATGCTTCACTCAGCAGAGGAGCAGCTGCTTGCTCAGAAGAAACAAACTGTTTTTTTAACACAACTTGCAGCCAAAACCCTCCCCAAAGGTCTTCACTGCCTACCCTTGAGGCTGGCTAATGAATATTTTTCATTGGATTCCGTTCAGCAACAATTCCCAAACCATGAGAAACTTGATGACCCCAAACTGTATCACTATGCATTGTTCTCGGATAATATATTGGCAACAGCAGTTGTTGTTAATTCAACAGTGTTAAATGCCAAG CACCCTTCCCGTCATGTCTTCCACATAGTAACTGACAGACTAAATTACGCTCCAATGAAAATGTGGTTCCTCTCGAACCCTCCTGGAAAAGCAACGATTGAAGTACAGAATATTGATGAGTTCACATGGCTAAATGAAACCTACAGTCCGGTGCTGAAACAACTTGGTTCTCAATCTATGATTGATTATTACTTTAGGGCACAGCGTGCAAACTCAGATTCAAACTTGAAGTACAGAAACCCAAAGTATCTTTCAATGCTTAATCATCTGCGATTTTACTTACCTGAGATTTATccaaagctcgacaagatggtCTTTCTCGATGACGATGTAGTAGTAAAGAAGGACCTCACTGGCCTCTGGTCAATCGATATGAAGGGGAAGGTAAATGGTGCTGTAGAGACTTGTGGAGAGAGCTTCCATCGTTTTGATCGTTACCTGAATTTCTCAAATCCTGTTATTGCGAAGAATTTTGACCCCCATGCTTGTGGTTGGGCTTTTGGAATGAATGTGTTTGATCTGGCTGAGTGGAGACGGCAGGACATAACCGAAATCTATCACTCTTGGCAGAAACTT AATGAAGACAGATTGCTATGGAAACTTGGCACTCTCCCTCCAGGCCTGATCACATTCTGGAACAAGACGTTCCCCCTCAATCGATCGTGGCATGTTCTTGGTCTTGGTTACAATCCGCATGTAAATAGCAGAGACATTGAGCGTGCTGCTGTCATACATTACAACGGCAACATGAAGCCCTGGCTCGAGATTGGCCTGCCCAAGTTCCGGAGCTACTGGTCCAAGTATCTTTACTACGACCAGCCTTTCCTGCGGG
- the LOC100831354 gene encoding DNA-directed RNA polymerase I subunit rpa43 produces MEALRQVGAKLTVYVHPSNAADVRRAVARQLSTLLFSYEDRFDGVLLAHDIFFESNKGKIMDGLVPYFGVPVHANMLLFSPQPNMMLEGKVEMLGKESIHVVVLGVFSAAIMADDIPQSFRFKRRGHGGKFISQLDNQHVIKKGSMIRFSVKGVDTEMNCHINGSLMPPHTGSMVWLSVHDAEYASEINSGKRKSKGIKIEQNVQDDTTVNNEDSVVNSERPHKSRKRTVAE; encoded by the exons atggAGGCGCTCCGGCAAGTCGGGGCCAAGCTGACGGTGTACGTGCACCCCTCCAACGCCGCCGAtgtccgccgcgccgtcgcccgccAGCTCAGCACCCTCCTCTTCTC GTACGAAGATCGCTTTGATGGTGTTTTGCTAGCTCATGATATATTTTTCGAGAGCAACAAAGGCAAAATCATGGATGGTTTGGTACCCTATTTTGGGGTGCCGGTGCATGCCAACATGCTGCTGTTTTCTCCCCAGCCAAACATGATGTTGG AAGGGAAGGTTGAAATGCTTGGCAAGGAATCAATTCATGTCGTTGTCCTAGGGGTTTTTTCAGCAGCCATTATGGCAGATGATATTCCTCAGAGCTTCAGATTCAAAAGA AGAGGACATGGAGGAAAATTTATAAGCCAGTTGGACAACCAGCATGTGATTAAGAAAGGAAGCATGATACGTTTTTCTGTCAAAGG GGTGGACACAGAAATGAATTGTCACATTAATGGATCTTTAATGCCACCTCACACTGGATCCATGGTTTGGCTATCAGTACATGATGCTGAATATGCATCAGAAATCAACAG TGGCAAAAGGAAATCAAAAGGTATCAAAATTGAGCAGAACGTGCAAGATGACACAACTGTGAACAATGAAGATAGTGTGGTCAATTCTGAACGGCCGCACAAGTCTCGAAAGAGGACCGTTGCAGAATGA